A region from the Eleginops maclovinus isolate JMC-PN-2008 ecotype Puerto Natales chromosome 17, JC_Emac_rtc_rv5, whole genome shotgun sequence genome encodes:
- the LOC134879301 gene encoding histone H2A-like: MSGRGKTGGKTRAKAKTRSSRAGLQFPVGRVHRHLRKGNYAQRVGAGAPVYLAAVLEYLTAEILELAGNAARDNKKTRIIPRHLQLAVRNDEELNKLLGGVTIAQGGVLPNIQAVLLPKKTEKAPKK; the protein is encoded by the coding sequence atgtcagGAAGAGGTAAGACCGGAGGTAAGACCAGGGCGAAGGCCAAGACCCGCTCCTCCCGTGCCGGGCTACAGTTCCCCGTCGGCCGTGTGCACAGGCATCTGAGGAAGGGTAACTACGCCCAGCGTGTCGGTGCCGGAGCCCCGGTGTACCTGGCCGCTGTGCTGGAGTACCTGACCGCTGAGATCCTGGAGCTGGCTGGAAACGCCGCCAGGGACAACAAGAAGACCAGGATCATCCCCCGCCACCTGCAGCTCGCCGTCCGCAACGACGAGGAGCTCAACAAGCTGCTGGGAGGAGTGACCATCGCTCAGGGAGGCGTGCTGCCCAACATCCAGGCTGTGCTGCTGCCCAAGAAGACCGAGAAGGCCCCCAAGAAGTGA